A genome region from Actinomycetota bacterium includes the following:
- a CDS encoding glycosyltransferase family 2 protein, whose product MKLVVMIPAYNEEKSIASVIQEIPRDIPGIDKVDVLVVDDGSTDNTAEVARKAGADYILSQKTNRGLAFTFKIGLETALKLGADIVVNTDADLQYNQQEIPKLIKPILEHKADIVLGNRQVWKLDHMVFGKKWGNVIGSFFVRRLVGYPIYDSQTGFRAFSREAALRINVLSDYTYTQETIIQAINKRLVVSEVPCTFRAREGHSKLISNIPSYIRRAGITIVRTYTMYKPLKVFFIMGTLLFLGGVGIGVRFLYFYFSGQSGGHIQSLILAAVLMILGFQTVSLGVIADLIDANRKLTEELLYRLKKKELEESSDRSAGKQARKE is encoded by the coding sequence ATGAAACTGGTTGTGATGATCCCCGCGTATAATGAGGAGAAATCCATTGCTTCGGTGATTCAAGAAATCCCCCGAGATATCCCCGGCATCGATAAGGTAGATGTATTGGTGGTCGATGATGGTTCCACGGATAATACTGCCGAGGTTGCGAGGAAGGCGGGAGCGGACTATATCCTTTCTCAAAAAACTAATCGGGGTCTGGCATTCACTTTTAAAATAGGATTGGAAACTGCTTTAAAACTTGGAGCGGACATCGTCGTCAATACTGATGCCGATTTGCAATACAATCAGCAGGAAATCCCCAAGCTCATTAAACCAATTTTGGAACATAAAGCGGACATAGTTTTAGGAAATAGACAGGTTTGGAAATTGGACCATATGGTCTTTGGAAAGAAGTGGGGGAATGTTATCGGGAGCTTCTTCGTAAGAAGGTTGGTTGGTTACCCCATTTACGATTCGCAAACTGGCTTCAGGGCATTTTCAAGGGAAGCTGCATTGAGAATCAATGTTTTATCGGATTATACATATACTCAGGAGACGATCATCCAGGCAATCAACAAGCGGTTGGTCGTTTCAGAGGTTCCTTGTACCTTCAGGGCGAGGGAAGGTCACTCAAAATTGATTTCGAACATACCCTCGTACATTAGGAGAGCGGGGATAACCATAGTGAGAACTTATACCATGTATAAACCCTTGAAAGTTTTCTTTATAATGGGTACATTGTTGTTTCTGGGTGGCGTTGGGATTGGAGTAAGGTTTCTATATTTTTATTTCAGTGGTCAGTCCGGTGGTCACATCCAATCCTTAATTCTGGCTGCTGTATTGATGATCCTCGGTTTTCAAACGGTTAGCCTCGGTGTCATAGCCGATCTAATCGATGCCAATCGCAAGCTCACTGAGGAGCTCTTGTATCGGTTGAAGAAGAAAGAACTGGAAGAGAGTTCAGACAGATCCGCAGGAAAGCAAGCGAGGAAGGAGTAA
- a CDS encoding LytR C-terminal domain-containing protein, whose protein sequence is MTSLATYLILLLLETIKEGFVSFFFNLNILLVIVLVSGVIAALTSREEKEEVRHEVITLKELGFIIGLGILGAILIWYKTAGLGNLSRLLSFISGILIILLSILVLGGEKEEVKIEGFEIVSEFVKVNYDYVLTSLLVGGILFTAFFGNISIFGFVIRLRYLLILYFIFCWIYKLDYRFSVVIALPLLLCCSLFLMFGDVSRASLIGKSAYVFLGVGVFLWLLEYAKEKRISEILVELATALLLLLCCPIFLMVGDASKARLVGMLAYAFFALVAASLLIEYAKENEVFVKCRKTLAKITSASFRILSPEKLLEKPAVATEAVQTIPHKVRPRVMAKRLTRKVKIRALAGVIILFFLVCLIGGAYATGRLWFTKKVHRVATSPMIAKKPQKESIKAAAKAPKTPEAKVTLEIDKSKVKIDVLNGNGVRGEATSIASKLSESGFSIQTIGDAGYDAYPRTVIRHKPGQESVANLVAKEIEEFYPALLYPNLSPDLDIDIALILGRDRKGGLPAVAEPVVDKSKARIDVLNGNGITGSAKEIADLLRRNGFNIRNIRNADSYDYAQTIIRYRSANEDVAQLVADQIKGKYSAILKKDSSIQTDIIVILGRR, encoded by the coding sequence GTGACATCGTTAGCAACTTATTTGATTCTCTTATTGCTTGAGACAATAAAGGAAGGCTTCGTAAGTTTTTTCTTCAATCTCAACATCCTTTTAGTAATCGTTTTAGTTAGTGGCGTCATTGCTGCACTCACCAGTAGAGAAGAGAAAGAAGAAGTTCGGCATGAGGTAATAACATTAAAGGAACTTGGGTTCATCATCGGGCTGGGAATTTTAGGGGCAATCCTTATATGGTATAAAACTGCAGGATTGGGTAATCTTTCGCGTCTTTTATCTTTCATTTCCGGGATTTTAATAATTTTGCTTTCCATATTGGTGCTTGGTGGTGAAAAAGAGGAAGTAAAGATAGAAGGATTCGAAATTGTAAGTGAGTTTGTTAAAGTTAACTACGATTATGTTCTGACCTCATTACTTGTCGGTGGAATATTATTTACGGCATTCTTTGGAAACATATCAATTTTTGGTTTTGTAATACGTTTGAGATACCTGCTTATTTTGTATTTTATTTTCTGCTGGATTTATAAATTGGATTATAGATTTTCAGTGGTTATTGCTTTACCTTTGCTATTGTGTTGTTCCCTATTCTTGATGTTTGGTGATGTCTCCAGAGCAAGTTTAATTGGGAAGTCAGCTTATGTTTTCTTGGGTGTTGGGGTGTTTTTATGGTTGCTTGAATATGCAAAAGAAAAGCGGATATCAGAAATATTGGTCGAACTCGCCACTGCTTTACTCTTGTTATTATGCTGTCCAATTTTCCTAATGGTAGGAGACGCATCCAAAGCAAGATTGGTGGGAATGCTCGCTTATGCCTTTTTTGCTCTGGTAGCAGCTTCATTGTTAATTGAATATGCAAAAGAAAATGAGGTGTTTGTTAAATGTAGGAAAACTTTAGCTAAGATTACATCCGCTTCTTTTAGAATCCTTTCTCCGGAAAAACTTCTGGAAAAACCAGCGGTTGCTACGGAAGCTGTGCAAACGATCCCCCACAAAGTAAGACCTCGAGTTATGGCTAAGCGCCTTACGAGAAAAGTGAAAATTCGAGCCCTAGCTGGTGTAATTATTCTATTTTTTTTGGTTTGTTTAATCGGTGGTGCGTATGCTACAGGGCGACTGTGGTTTACCAAGAAGGTTCACAGGGTTGCCACTTCACCGATGATAGCGAAGAAGCCGCAAAAGGAATCCATTAAAGCTGCGGCGAAGGCTCCAAAGACTCCTGAAGCTAAAGTAACTTTGGAAATTGATAAAAGTAAAGTTAAGATCGATGTGCTAAATGGGAATGGAGTAAGGGGAGAGGCAACAAGTATCGCCTCTAAGCTGAGCGAAAGCGGTTTTAGTATTCAGACCATTGGGGACGCGGGCTATGATGCTTATCCCCGCACCGTTATCCGTCATAAACCAGGGCAAGAGAGTGTAGCTAATCTTGTGGCTAAAGAAATTGAAGAATTCTATCCGGCTTTGCTTTATCCAAATCTATCTCCCGATTTGGACATAGACATTGCCCTTATCTTAGGGCGAGATAGGAAGGGCGGACTTCCTGCGGTTGCTGAGCCAGTTGTAGATAAAAGCAAGGCGAGGATAGATGTTCTTAACGGGAATGGGATTACGGGTTCAGCCAAAGAGATTGCCGATCTTCTGAGGAGAAATGGTTTTAATATCAGGAATATACGAAATGCGGACAGCTATGATTACGCTCAGACCATCATCCGTTATAGATCAGCCAATGAAGATGTTGCGCAATTGGTCGCTGATCAAATTAAAGGTAAATACTCCGCAATTTTGAAAAAAGATTCTTCAATCCAGACGGATATTATCGTGATATTGGGGAGAAGATAA
- a CDS encoding DUF86 domain-containing protein, translating into MIDKTLIMRKINLISEDFEAIRSLANLSYENYAANSANEVMAERYLERMIGRMIDISYHIITEEGHPPPSDYFRSFLDLAKVGVLPPDFAREILLVLVFETGLYMNMMR; encoded by the coding sequence ATGATTGACAAAACTCTGATCATGCGGAAAATCAACCTTATTAGTGAAGACTTCGAAGCTATAAGATCTTTAGCCAATTTAAGCTATGAAAATTATGCTGCAAATTCGGCGAATGAAGTGATGGCTGAGCGGTATCTCGAACGAATGATTGGCAGAATGATAGATATCAGTTATCACATAATTACCGAGGAAGGGCATCCACCTCCATCTGATTACTTTAGATCCTTCTTGGATCTTGCAAAAGTTGGTGTTCTTCCACCAGATTTTGCAAGAGAGATTCTCCTTGTGCTGGTCTTCGAAACAGGCTTGTACATGAATATGATGAGATAG
- a CDS encoding nucleotidyltransferase domain-containing protein yields the protein MELFKFSNNANENDFEKIARRFNLRMILAFGSAVSTRVHPQSDVDIAVLCKKPDLSMEKYSDLLFELQKLIPEREVDLAVINQADPLFLKKIMERNEILYGKESDLARLKIYAFKRYVDHRKYFRMEEEFARRFIARYAGEAGE from the coding sequence ATGGAATTATTTAAGTTTTCAAATAATGCGAATGAGAACGATTTTGAGAAGATCGCCAGGAGGTTTAATCTTCGTATGATCCTCGCTTTCGGTTCGGCAGTATCCACCAGGGTTCACCCCCAAAGCGACGTTGATATCGCCGTTCTTTGTAAAAAGCCTGATCTCTCTATGGAGAAGTATTCAGACCTTCTTTTTGAGTTGCAGAAACTTATTCCTGAAAGAGAAGTTGACCTTGCCGTCATCAATCAAGCTGATCCCTTATTTCTCAAAAAGATTATGGAAAGAAATGAAATTCTTTATGGCAAAGAAAGTGACCTTGCTCGACTTAAAATATATGCTTTTAAACGATATGTTGACCATAGAAAGTATTTCAGAATGGAAGAGGAATTTGCCCGACGATTTATTGCTCGTTATGCGGGAGAAGCTGGTGAATGA
- a CDS encoding putative toxin-antitoxin system toxin component, PIN family: MAVRVVLDTNILLSGILFGGISGEILEHARKGKFTSVTSLYILQEFRRVAEGKFDLESNLVGNLIEEILSFSELIPVVDSKGSWAKDASDNPIIETAREGKAEMLVTGDVRLQKADGVGLKILSPKTFLETLSK, translated from the coding sequence ATGGCCGTTAGAGTTGTTCTGGATACCAATATTCTACTTTCTGGAATTCTCTTTGGTGGTATCTCTGGGGAGATTTTGGAACATGCGAGAAAAGGCAAATTTACTTCTGTAACCTCCCTTTATATCCTTCAAGAGTTTAGAAGGGTGGCAGAAGGAAAGTTTGATTTGGAGTCTAATTTAGTTGGCAATCTAATTGAGGAAATTCTTTCTTTTTCTGAACTCATTCCCGTCGTTGACTCTAAAGGGAGTTGGGCTAAGGATGCTTCCGACAATCCAATTATTGAGACTGCAAGAGAAGGGAAAGCAGAAATGCTGGTTACTGGTGACGTGCGCCTTCAAAAAGCGGACGGAGTCGGCCTTAAGATTCTATCTCCAAAAACATTCTTAGAAACACTCTCCAAATAG
- a CDS encoding AbrB/MazE/SpoVT family DNA-binding domain-containing protein has protein sequence MKLKIRRVGNSLTVTIPKDIAGRLNIKPASEVDVEIEGDRIVLSKVKSQWDELVEKTRQKAKEMGLKEEDINRALSEIRYGR, from the coding sequence ATGAAACTCAAGATAAGACGGGTTGGAAACAGCTTGACAGTGACAATCCCAAAGGACATTGCGGGGCGTCTTAATATCAAACCTGCAAGTGAAGTTGATGTCGAAATTGAGGGCGATAGGATTGTCCTTTCAAAAGTCAAATCTCAATGGGATGAACTGGTGGAAAAAACACGTCAAAAGGCAAAAGAGATGGGTTTAAAAGAAGAAGACATAAACCGCGCCCTATCTGAAATCCGCTATGGCCGTTAG
- a CDS encoding oligosaccharide flippase family protein, which yields MKKTVAQGTFYLTISQAFALICGYALHITLGRVLGPSHYGLFGFVISLLVWLEITLGGVSGAAIKKVAESPFFTKVIEKKAIYLQSLVAIILFVLAFSFSPFLSRIFNDPKIDVYFKIAILDIPILAFYNIYIALLNGSRFYKQQAIASIVYFFSKLIFVVGLVLLGLSVAGALIGNIMASVFGFLVGFYYFRELIGGTEEVDINDTVKTVKSFGLLKLAVPFAIVGLLFNLLMSIDLWFVKEIVLSAPKVGYYVAASTLAKVLYFLFGALSSALFPAITNSIAEGRIEQTKRYINQALRFLLLFLVPISFVMAVTSTNLVSLLYSQRYLAAGSPLAILAFGYAFISILLAILSILMANNNFKEVIILASFLVLADAGLCMSLISHYGLSGAAMATTLTCLVGVILGASLLWKNFATLVSPQSVFKILISSLVISFIFIMVPATGLNLTILYVVAALAYMGLLVLFKEIKSEDILILKGLIEKS from the coding sequence ATGAAAAAAACAGTAGCACAAGGGACCTTTTATTTAACTATTAGTCAGGCTTTTGCTCTGATATGTGGCTATGCTTTACATATCACTTTGGGTAGAGTGCTCGGTCCCAGTCATTATGGACTCTTTGGTTTTGTGATTTCTTTACTTGTCTGGCTGGAAATTACTCTGGGCGGAGTCTCAGGTGCAGCCATCAAAAAGGTAGCTGAATCTCCTTTTTTTACAAAGGTTATTGAGAAAAAAGCTATTTATCTTCAGTCTTTAGTTGCAATTATTTTATTTGTATTAGCCTTTTCATTTTCCCCCTTTCTTTCCCGTATCTTTAATGATCCAAAAATAGATGTTTATTTTAAGATCGCTATTTTAGACATCCCCATATTGGCTTTTTATAACATTTATATCGCCTTATTGAACGGCTCGAGGTTTTACAAGCAGCAGGCAATTGCCTCAATTGTATATTTTTTTTCAAAGCTTATCTTTGTTGTTGGGCTAGTGCTTTTAGGTCTTTCAGTTGCAGGAGCCTTAATTGGAAACATTATGGCCTCTGTTTTTGGATTTCTGGTAGGATTTTATTATTTTAGAGAGCTAATTGGTGGCACAGAAGAGGTGGACATAAATGATACGGTAAAGACAGTAAAGTCATTTGGGCTTTTAAAACTGGCAGTTCCTTTCGCGATCGTTGGGCTTCTGTTCAATTTGCTTATGAGCATTGATCTATGGTTTGTTAAGGAGATCGTTTTAAGTGCACCTAAGGTTGGCTATTATGTCGCCGCCAGCACTCTAGCTAAAGTTCTTTATTTTCTTTTTGGTGCTCTTTCCAGTGCTCTTTTTCCTGCTATCACTAATTCTATCGCTGAAGGAAGGATCGAACAGACCAAAAGGTACATTAATCAAGCTTTGAGGTTTTTGCTCCTGTTTTTGGTGCCAATTTCTTTTGTTATGGCGGTTACTTCCACGAATCTTGTTTCCTTGCTGTACTCTCAAAGATATTTAGCTGCTGGTTCTCCTCTTGCTATTTTGGCTTTCGGCTATGCCTTTATTTCTATTCTCCTGGCAATCCTCTCTATCTTAATGGCGAACAATAATTTTAAAGAAGTTATAATCTTAGCTTCTTTCTTGGTCTTGGCAGATGCTGGATTATGCATGAGTTTAATTTCTCACTACGGATTAAGTGGAGCGGCCATGGCAACTACGTTAACTTGCTTGGTTGGGGTTATCTTGGGAGCAAGCTTGCTTTGGAAAAATTTTGCGACTTTGGTTTCTCCACAGTCAGTTTTCAAGATTTTGATTTCTTCTCTGGTGATTTCATTCATTTTTATTATGGTTCCCGCCACTGGTTTGAATTTGACTATCCTCTATGTGGTTGCTGCATTGGCGTACATGGGCTTACTCGTGCTTTTTAAGGAAATTAAAAGCGAGGATATTTTGATATTGAAGGGATTAATAGAGAAATCCTAA
- a CDS encoding transposase has product MEILTLNADVVSANVPDNKLYPKLTASLPKETKFITGDAGYDDNKLKEYEKKREKKLITPVEVKKHTKKERRKEAEFFNSKEGRAIYKNRSITIEPFFGQIQEIFALSDKLPVKHLDRVKTLVLTCIFTFQCAVYFNIINDYSPMRVKHLIWSM; this is encoded by the coding sequence GTGGAAATATTGACTCTAAATGCTGATGTGGTAAGTGCTAATGTGCCAGATAATAAGTTATATCCAAAACTAACAGCTTCTCTTCCTAAAGAGACTAAATTTATTACTGGCGATGCGGGCTATGATGACAACAAATTAAAAGAGTACGAGAAAAAGCGAGAAAAAAAGCTAATTACCCCAGTAGAAGTCAAAAAGCATACCAAGAAAGAGAGAAGAAAAGAAGCAGAGTTCTTTAATTCCAAAGAGGGAAGAGCCATCTACAAGAATAGATCAATTACCATTGAGCCTTTCTTTGGACAGATTCAGGAAATATTTGCTCTTTCTGACAAACTACCAGTCAAGCATTTAGACAGGGTAAAGACTCTGGTACTTACTTGCATATTTACTTTTCAATGTGCAGTCTATTTCAATATCATAAATGATTATTCACCAATGAGGGTAAAACACCTCATATGGAGTATGTGA
- a CDS encoding class I SAM-dependent methyltransferase has protein sequence MQFIKILKSLCRHFFPRLFEYLRKELSDCNTVLDLGCGYNSPIQYCNIPFSIGVEKFEPYLKESKEKKIHNQYIKADITKIEFKPKSFDAVIAIDVLEHLSKEEGYELLKRMEKWARKKIIIFTPNGYVYQDDYDNNPLQEHKSGWNAEELKKLGFKIFGVNGWKRLRGYRGKIKYKPILFWRIISDLTQKITYRFPNLAFQLFAIKNQRR, from the coding sequence ATGCAATTTATTAAGATTCTCAAATCACTTTGTAGACATTTCTTTCCTAGATTATTTGAATATTTAAGAAAAGAACTTTCCGATTGTAATACAGTTTTGGATTTGGGTTGTGGCTATAATTCTCCTATTCAATATTGTAATATTCCTTTTTCAATTGGAGTTGAAAAATTTGAACCCTATCTCAAAGAAAGCAAAGAGAAAAAAATTCATAATCAATATATAAAAGCTGATATTACAAAAATAGAATTTAAACCAAAATCATTTGATGCTGTAATAGCCATTGATGTGTTAGAGCATTTATCTAAGGAAGAAGGTTATGAGCTATTAAAAAGAATGGAAAAATGGGCAAGAAAGAAGATTATTATCTTTACACCAAATGGATATGTATATCAAGATGACTATGATAATAATCCTCTTCAAGAACATAAATCCGGGTGGAATGCTGAGGAATTAAAGAAATTAGGATTTAAAATTTTTGGAGTCAATGGTTGGAAAAGACTCAGAGGATACAGGGGAAAAATAAAATATAAACCAATTCTTTTTTGGAGGATAATTTCGGATTTGACTCAAAAGATAACCTATCGTTTTCCAAATTTGGCATTTCAATTATTCGCTATTAAAAATCAAAGAAGATAG
- a CDS encoding methyltransferase domain-containing protein, translated as MRELIKQFVKIIAETLPISEPVFEFGALQVSGQEGFADLRPFFLGKKYVGCDIREGPGVDRILNLHHIELPSESVGTVLILDTLEHVEFPRKAMEEVYRILKPNGFTVISSVMNFPIHDCPSDYWRFTPQAFKSILKLFNFSFVDFAGDEHFPHTVVGLGFKGLPPKDFDKFKKV; from the coding sequence ATGCGTGAATTAATTAAACAATTTGTCAAAATCATTGCTGAGACTTTACCTATCTCCGAACCTGTTTTTGAGTTTGGGGCTCTTCAGGTGTCAGGCCAGGAAGGTTTTGCAGATCTTCGCCCTTTTTTCCTAGGTAAGAAATATGTTGGTTGTGATATACGAGAGGGTCCAGGCGTAGACCGAATTTTGAATCTCCATCACATAGAACTTCCTTCAGAGTCAGTTGGGACAGTTTTAATTCTCGATACACTCGAACATGTAGAATTTCCAAGAAAGGCAATGGAAGAAGTTTACAGAATACTTAAACCAAATGGTTTTACCGTGATTAGTTCCGTTATGAATTTTCCCATCCACGATTGTCCATCTGATTATTGGCGTTTTACCCCGCAAGCTTTTAAGAGCATTCTAAAGCTTTTTAATTTTTCATTCGTTGATTTCGCTGGCGATGAACACTTTCCTCACACTGTTGTGGGATTAGGTTTTAAGGGTTTGCCCCCTAAAGATTTTGATAAATTTAAAAAAGTTTAA
- a CDS encoding glycosyltransferase family 2 protein, giving the protein MNYPKVSIIILNWNGLENTIECLESLQKITYSNHEVIIVDNGSKGNDVKILKQKFGEYVHVIKNKRNLGFAEGNNVGIRYAMRKDSGYILLLNNDTIVDADFLTELIKVAESDPKIGIVGPKIYYYYEPDKIWFAGGEIHWWKGKTKHLHTREIDKGQANKIREVDYITGCTLLVKGSVLKKIGLLDASYFSYFEETDFCVRAKQKNYTILYVPTAKVWHKISATSHYQDAFYNYYFARNRIIFMKKHGRLLYRLTFYPYQVFVKSLGALLIFGLKRKNPRSAFAYIKGIVDGLRCN; this is encoded by the coding sequence ATGAACTATCCAAAAGTTTCGATAATAATTCTTAATTGGAATGGTTTAGAAAACACTATAGAGTGCTTAGAATCTTTACAGAAGATCACCTATTCAAACCATGAAGTCATAATCGTTGACAATGGCTCGAAGGGAAATGATGTAAAAATTTTAAAGCAAAAGTTTGGAGAATATGTTCATGTAATTAAGAATAAAAGAAACCTTGGCTTTGCTGAAGGAAACAACGTTGGTATTAGATATGCAATGAGAAAAGACAGTGGTTATATTCTTTTATTAAACAATGATACCATTGTCGATGCAGACTTTCTGACTGAGTTGATAAAGGTTGCAGAGAGTGATCCCAAAATCGGAATTGTTGGGCCAAAGATCTATTATTACTATGAGCCAGATAAGATTTGGTTCGCTGGAGGAGAAATACATTGGTGGAAAGGAAAAACAAAACACCTACATACCCGCGAGATTGACAAAGGGCAAGCGAATAAGATCAGAGAGGTTGATTATATAACAGGGTGTACTCTTCTTGTGAAAGGGAGTGTACTTAAGAAAATTGGATTATTGGATGCATCATATTTCTCCTACTTTGAAGAGACGGATTTTTGTGTTCGAGCTAAACAAAAGAATTATACGATTTTATATGTCCCGACTGCAAAAGTGTGGCACAAGATTTCTGCTACATCACATTACCAAGATGCATTCTATAATTATTACTTTGCTAGGAACAGAATCATTTTTATGAAAAAGCACGGAAGGTTGCTATATCGATTAACATTTTACCCATACCAGGTTTTTGTCAAAAGTCTAGGCGCCTTGCTGATTTTTGGATTGAAACGCAAGAATCCTAGATCAGCATTTGCTTACATAAAGGGAATTGTTGATGGGCTCAGGTGTAACTGA
- a CDS encoding glycosyltransferase family 4 protein yields the protein MKVYVVSSYPTEGCGVSKYTKQLIDGLKGNDVEVILGRIFFYREKKHLLAWFGFLYEVLRKRPDIVHVQYTPTICGPLFPLFLICLKPFRVKAKLVLTAHEKSSIYEKHLNIFTKLLFHLYETIIYRLTNKILVHTREHKNELLVKFKIDAEKVETIPHGVDQAKEVTLLEKQKIRERYNLGNSVLITFLGAIRPNKGLEYLIAAFPKVLERRKGLVLVIAGGASPSHANYLGKLKSMVNDLELEGKVFFTGFVKDLDIPAIVSASKLMVLPYVHITQSGVLYREAITYEKPIIATDVGGMAKVVQEYRIGLTVPPKNSEVLAGAILDLLNDEKKLELFCRNERLLKEELSWDNIAKLHHDTYGRLVT from the coding sequence TTGAAAGTCTATGTGGTTAGTAGTTACCCCACGGAGGGTTGCGGAGTTTCAAAATATACCAAACAATTAATAGATGGCCTCAAGGGAAATGATGTCGAGGTTATTTTAGGGAGGATTTTTTTTTACAGGGAAAAGAAACATTTGTTAGCATGGTTTGGGTTCTTATATGAAGTATTAAGAAAGCGTCCTGATATTGTACACGTTCAGTATACTCCTACTATATGCGGTCCCCTTTTCCCGCTTTTTCTTATCTGCTTGAAACCGTTTCGAGTAAAAGCAAAACTGGTTCTTACTGCTCATGAGAAGTCAAGTATTTATGAAAAGCATTTAAATATATTCACAAAACTTCTCTTTCATTTATATGAAACCATAATTTATAGGTTGACAAATAAGATTTTAGTTCATACCAGAGAGCACAAAAATGAACTGCTTGTCAAATTTAAAATTGATGCAGAAAAAGTAGAGACTATACCTCACGGTGTGGATCAAGCTAAAGAGGTTACATTACTGGAAAAACAGAAAATAAGAGAAAGATATAATTTGGGAAACAGCGTCTTGATAACTTTTTTGGGTGCCATAAGACCAAATAAAGGCCTTGAGTATCTTATCGCAGCTTTTCCCAAAGTGCTAGAAAGAAGAAAAGGTTTAGTCCTAGTAATAGCTGGTGGTGCATCGCCAAGTCATGCGAATTACCTTGGGAAGCTAAAGTCAATGGTTAATGATCTTGAGCTCGAAGGAAAAGTTTTTTTTACAGGTTTTGTTAAAGACTTAGATATACCAGCGATAGTTTCTGCATCCAAGCTAATGGTGTTGCCGTACGTCCATATCACGCAAAGCGGTGTGCTCTATCGAGAGGCAATTACCTATGAAAAACCAATTATTGCAACCGATGTTGGTGGTATGGCGAAAGTAGTTCAGGAATATAGAATAGGTCTAACTGTGCCGCCAAAGAATAGTGAGGTACTTGCTGGCGCAATATTAGATTTGCTGAATGATGAGAAAAAGCTGGAGTTGTTTTGCCGCAATGAACGGCTTTTAAAAGAAGAACTTTCTTGGGATAATATTGCAAAACTGCATCACGACACATACGGAAGGTTGGTTACCTGA
- a CDS encoding glycosyltransferase family 4 protein has product MKLVFIARNYPPDVGGAEKLNYDLACNLSKHLDLKVISNNFGKYSPLFYIYAFLKLFLLWARRDVDTVFLSDALLSPLIPFLKIFRKPVVVKVHGLDITYPNRVYQSVVPRFTNMANKIICISEATREECLRRGIKADKCSVITVGIDFNEFYLDGDRGEFRRQISKIIGIDLTEREILLSVGRLVERKGFHWFIENIMPKLIEKRREILYLIAGDGVMKERIEESIREKTVQDYVLLLGEVNVDTLKLLYNASDIFIMPNIKVKGDMEGFGIVALEASSCALPVIASRLEGIQNAIEDGCNGFLVEPYNISDYVNRINELIDNDQKRKDFGERAREFTLGNFGWEGIAKEYFEEFWELIQGENN; this is encoded by the coding sequence GTGAAACTGGTTTTTATTGCCAGAAATTATCCTCCTGATGTGGGAGGAGCGGAGAAACTAAATTATGATTTGGCTTGCAATTTGAGTAAGCATCTGGATTTGAAGGTTATCTCGAATAACTTTGGCAAATATTCACCCTTGTTTTACATCTATGCTTTTCTCAAACTCTTTTTGTTATGGGCAAGGAGAGATGTTGATACAGTATTTTTAAGTGACGCTCTGTTATCACCCCTGATCCCTTTCTTGAAGATTTTCAGAAAACCCGTGGTCGTAAAAGTTCACGGCTTGGATATAACTTATCCGAATAGAGTTTATCAGTCGGTAGTGCCAAGGTTCACCAATATGGCTAACAAGATTATCTGTATAAGTGAGGCTACGAGGGAGGAATGCCTGCGGAGGGGGATTAAAGCAGATAAATGCTCGGTAATAACCGTAGGCATAGATTTTAATGAGTTTTATCTGGATGGAGATAGGGGTGAGTTTAGAAGGCAAATCTCAAAGATAATAGGCATTGATCTTACGGAGAGAGAAATTCTTCTTTCGGTTGGAAGACTGGTTGAGAGAAAAGGCTTCCACTGGTTTATTGAAAACATTATGCCAAAACTTATTGAGAAAAGAAGAGAAATTCTATATTTAATTGCTGGTGATGGAGTAATGAAAGAAAGAATAGAAGAAAGCATAAGAGAAAAAACCGTGCAAGATTATGTACTATTGTTGGGCGAGGTAAATGTCGACACTTTGAAGTTGCTTTACAACGCATCTGACATATTTATAATGCCAAACATAAAGGTCAAAGGGGATATGGAGGGATTTGGAATTGTCGCTCTGGAGGCATCTTCATGCGCTCTCCCAGTGATTGCATCCAGACTTGAGGGGATTCAAAACGCAATAGAAGATGGTTGTAATGGTTTCTTAGTCGAGCCTTATAACATAAGTGATTATGTGAATAGAATCAATGAATTGATAGACAATGATCAAAAACGGAAAGATTTTGGGGAAAGGGCCAGAGAATTTACTTTAGGTAACTTTGGTTGGGAAGGCATTGCTAAAGAATATTTTGAAGAGTTTTGGGAACTAATCCAAGGTGAAAACAATTGA